The Lampris incognitus isolate fLamInc1 chromosome 7, fLamInc1.hap2, whole genome shotgun sequence genome window below encodes:
- the stoml3a gene encoding stomatin (EPB72)-like 3a, giving the protein MISTASSTTEMVTQGKIQISSLENMEDSKSSGRLGCGAWLLFIISMIFVVATFPLAIFMCVKIVKEYERAVIFRLGRITDKKPKGPGLFFVLPCTDTFVKVDLRTVTFDIPPQEILTKDSVTVSVDGVVYFRIFCPISAVANVSNAHLSTQLLAQTTLRNVLGTKNLAELLSDREGISHNMQEALDNSTDTWGIKVERVEIKDVKLPSQLQRAMAAEAEASREAKAKVIAAEGEMNASRALKEASLVIAESPSALQLRYLQTLNTISAEKNSTIVFPVPIDLIQQFINRK; this is encoded by the exons ATGATCTCCACAGCGTCCAGCACAACTGAGATGGTCACCCAGGGCAAGATCCAGATCAGCAGCCTGGAGAACATGGAAG ATAGTAAGAGCTCTGGGAGGCTAGGATGCGGTGCCTGGCTGCTGTTCATCATATCCATGATCTTCGTCGTTGCAACCTTCCCCCTGGcaatattcatgtgtgttaaG ATAGTCAAGGAATATGAGCGAGCTGTCATTTTCAGACTCGGTCGGATCACAGACAAGAAACCGAAGGGACCAG GACTTTTTTTTGTCCTGCCTTGCACCGACACGTTTGTGAAAGTGGATTTGAGAACTGTTACCTTTGACATCCCTCCACAAGAG ATCCTAACCAAGGACTCGGTGACAGTGTCTGTGGATGGTGTGGTGTACTTCCGAATATTTTGCCCGATCTCGGCTGTGGCCAATGTCTCCAACGCCCACTTATCTACGCAGCTACTAGCACAGACCACCCTGAGGAATGTGCTCGGGACGAAGAACCTGGCAGAGCTGCTGTCTGACAGAGAGGGCATCTCACATAATATGCAG GAGGCCTTGGACAATTCCACCGATACATGGGGTATTAAAGTGGAGCGCGTGGAAATCAAGGATGTTAAACTGCCCAGTCAGCTGCAGAGGGCCATGGCGGCAGAAGCAGAGGCCAGCCGGGAGGCCAAGGCGAAG GTTATTGCTGCAGAGGGAGAAATGAACGCCTCCAGGGCACTGAAAGAAGCCTCCCTGGTGATTGCCGAGTCACCATCTGCTCTCCAGCTGCGCTACCTGCAGACCCTCAACACCATTTCTGCGGAGAAGAACTCCACCATCGTTTTCCCGGTCCCTATAGATCTAATCCAGCAGTTTATCAACAGGAAGTGA